The following are encoded in a window of Lacinutrix sp. WUR7 genomic DNA:
- a CDS encoding 5'-nucleotidase C-terminal domain-containing protein — protein MKFKHLFLIVFALFIYSCKQENLSLIKIEGKQININDSLEINQEIEDFVKPYRDHVNKNLDSIISYAVDTYSKSDGEFNTAIGNLFADAVLEESSPILKKRTGHNVDMVLLNHGGIRAIISKGDITTRTAYEIMPFENSLVVAEMKGKTIQDSLINYLSKAKRAHPIAGLKLTLDKDFNAIKASINNQPIEADKTYYVATNDYLYHGGDRMTFFQTNDSLHVLNYKVRNALLDYFLKKDTINPVMDDRFIQLK, from the coding sequence ATGAAATTTAAACATCTTTTTTTAATTGTTTTTGCGCTCTTCATTTATAGTTGCAAACAAGAAAATCTATCCCTTATTAAAATTGAAGGAAAACAAATAAATATTAATGATAGCCTAGAAATTAATCAAGAAATTGAGGACTTTGTAAAACCATATAGAGATCATGTTAATAAGAATTTAGATAGTATCATTTCTTATGCTGTAGACACGTACTCTAAAAGTGATGGAGAATTTAATACCGCAATTGGAAATCTATTTGCAGATGCCGTTCTTGAAGAATCTAGTCCGATTTTAAAAAAACGAACTGGGCATAACGTAGACATGGTTTTACTAAATCACGGAGGTATTCGCGCTATTATATCTAAAGGAGACATAACCACCAGAACAGCTTATGAGATTATGCCTTTTGAAAACAGCTTAGTAGTTGCAGAAATGAAAGGAAAAACAATACAAGACAGTTTAATAAATTATTTAAGCAAAGCAAAACGCGCACATCCTATTGCTGGTTTAAAATTGACGCTTGATAAAGATTTTAACGCTATTAAAGCTAGTATTAACAACCAGCCAATTGAAGCAGATAAAACCTATTACGTTGCAACGAATGACTATTTGTACCATGGAGGCGATAGAATGACCTTTTTTCAAACAAATGATAGCTTGCATGTTTTAAATTATAAAGTAAGAAATGCACTATTAGACTATTTTCTTAAAAAAGACACCATTAACCCTGTTATGGATGACAGATTTATTCAATTAAAATAA